The Shewanella zhangzhouensis genome has a window encoding:
- a CDS encoding peptide ABC transporter ATP-binding protein: MPLLDIRNLTIELDTPHGRVKALEKVSLTLHAGEIHGLVGESGSGRSLLARAVLGIPGPNWTITADRMMWDGRNLMEMSDVERRNLMGKDMAMIFQDPSGSLDPVITIGAQLIEAMPADKNVPFWRRGRERRLTAQKWLHKVGIKDPKRVMASYPWETSEGECQKVMIAMALANQPRLLIADEPTNSMEPSTQAQIFRLLAQLNQLQGVTIMMISHELETLADWCNNLTVLYCGQVMESGPIDELIREPLHPYTKALMDHLPDYRGNLPHKSLMPVLPGSAPALQHLPIGCRLGPRCPEARRECVHQPQLQHQKDRYYACHFPYRTETNNDDTAA, encoded by the coding sequence ATGCCGCTACTGGATATTCGCAATCTCACTATCGAACTCGACACCCCACACGGGCGGGTCAAGGCGCTGGAAAAAGTCAGCCTGACGCTCCATGCCGGTGAAATTCATGGCTTGGTGGGCGAGTCGGGCTCGGGTCGCAGCTTGCTTGCCCGGGCCGTTTTGGGGATCCCTGGGCCCAACTGGACCATTACCGCCGACCGCATGATGTGGGATGGCCGTAACCTCATGGAAATGAGCGATGTCGAACGCCGCAATCTGATGGGCAAAGACATGGCGATGATATTTCAGGACCCTTCCGGTAGCCTCGACCCAGTCATCACCATTGGTGCCCAGCTGATTGAAGCCATGCCCGCCGACAAGAATGTGCCCTTCTGGCGACGTGGTCGTGAGCGGCGGCTGACGGCACAAAAATGGCTGCACAAGGTGGGTATCAAGGATCCCAAGCGGGTCATGGCCTCCTATCCCTGGGAAACCTCCGAAGGCGAATGCCAAAAGGTGATGATTGCCATGGCGCTGGCCAATCAGCCAAGACTGCTGATTGCCGATGAACCGACCAACTCCATGGAACCCAGCACCCAGGCCCAGATTTTCCGCCTCCTGGCACAGCTCAATCAGCTGCAGGGGGTAACCATTATGATGATTAGCCATGAGCTTGAGACCCTGGCGGACTGGTGCAACAACCTCACCGTGCTTTATTGTGGTCAGGTGATGGAATCCGGTCCCATCGATGAGCTTATCCGTGAGCCACTGCACCCCTATACCAAGGCGCTGATGGATCACCTTCCCGATTACCGTGGCAACTTGCCCCACAAGAGCCTGATGCCGGTATTGCCGGGGTCAGCGCCGGCCTTACAGCATTTACCTATAGGTTGCCGCCTCGGACCACGCTGCCCGGAAGCCAGGCGCGAGTGTGTCCATCAGCCGCAGTTGCAGCACCAAAAAGACAGATACTATGCCTGTCATTTCCCTTATCGCACGGAGACGAATAATGACGACACCGCTGCTTAA
- a CDS encoding peptide ABC transporter ATP-binding protein translates to MTTPLLKVTGLSKRYFTGYHRFKRQYNEALAPISFELGRGETLAIVGEAGSGKSTLARILVGAEQRSSGDIQFEGESLESRNLKQRCRLIRMIFQDPNTSLNPRLSIGELLEEPLRFNTDMSAHERSVQVTETLRKVGLLPEHADFYPHMISEGQKQRVAVARALMLSPKVIIADEALTALDLSVRSQILNLLLHLQKEMGLSYIFVSHNLNLVRHVSDKIMVLHKGQLVEKGPVQKVFESPEHEYTARLIAEQTRQVRKR, encoded by the coding sequence ATGACGACACCGCTGCTTAAGGTCACCGGTCTGTCAAAGCGCTACTTCACCGGTTATCACAGGTTTAAGCGCCAGTATAACGAGGCCTTGGCTCCCATTTCATTCGAGCTTGGCCGTGGCGAGACCCTTGCCATTGTCGGCGAGGCAGGCTCAGGCAAAAGTACCCTTGCACGAATATTGGTGGGCGCTGAGCAGCGCTCCAGCGGTGATATCCAGTTCGAAGGCGAATCGCTTGAGAGTCGCAACCTAAAACAGCGTTGCCGGCTTATCCGGATGATTTTTCAGGACCCCAATACCTCGCTAAACCCCCGTTTATCAATTGGCGAGTTGCTCGAAGAGCCGTTGAGGTTCAATACAGATATGTCAGCACATGAGCGCAGTGTTCAGGTCACTGAAACCCTGCGCAAAGTTGGACTCTTACCTGAGCATGCCGATTTTTATCCGCATATGATTTCTGAAGGTCAAAAACAGCGGGTGGCCGTGGCTCGGGCGCTGATGCTCAGCCCCAAGGTGATTATTGCCGACGAGGCGCTGACCGCGCTGGATCTTTCTGTTCGCTCACAAATTCTCAATCTGCTGTTACACCTGCAAAAGGAAATGGGCCTGTCTTACATCTTCGTATCCCATAACCTCAATCTGGTGCGCCATGTAAGCGACAAAATCATGGTGCTGCACAAGGGCCAGCTTGTAGAAAAAGGCCCGGTGCAAAAGGTATTCGAAAGCCCGGAGCATGAGTACACCGCCAGGCTGATTGCCGAGCAAACCCGTCAGGTGAGAAAGCGCTGA
- a CDS encoding ABC transporter substrate-binding protein, giving the protein MNALTTRLYRFALLPLLGGWLAACGHQQLPPGVVYCSEGNPESFNPQTVTSGTTIDATSQQIYSRLVDYDAEEGKIVPALAERWSISDDGLEYRFVLRQGVQFHHSAKFTPSRPMNADDVLFSFQRILDDEHPFHWVSRSGYPFFQSIDFANQVASVTKAGDNEVVFKLNHTDASFLSNLATDFAVILSAEYAAQQLRAGTPEQLDIQAIGTGPFHLVEYVKNEYIRYRRHEDYWGKAPEIDMLVYDITSKSTVRLSKLITGDCSVSALPKAGELDLIEAHPELTLESKPGLNVAFWAFNTQKAPFNDVRVRKALSLAIDKRNILAAVYQDTAVEAQSLLPPSSWAYARDYELDIDYSPSRAMTLLADAGVRNLNIDIWAMPVARAYNPNALKTAELIQADLANIGVKANIVSYDWSVFTQKLNQSDYDSVLIGWNADNSDPDNFFSPLLSCASMASGSNRSRWCNPAFDQLLSRARSTTDRLERTALYQEAQATVAKELPLFAFAHAKRSLVHRTNIQHMPVTPFGGIAFADIQPATGEEN; this is encoded by the coding sequence ATGAATGCGCTGACAACCCGGCTCTATCGGTTTGCTTTGCTGCCCCTTCTCGGTGGTTGGCTCGCGGCCTGTGGCCATCAGCAATTGCCACCTGGGGTGGTTTACTGCTCTGAAGGCAACCCTGAATCATTCAATCCCCAGACAGTGACCTCCGGCACCACTATCGATGCCACATCCCAACAGATATACAGTCGTTTGGTGGATTACGATGCCGAAGAAGGCAAGATAGTGCCTGCGCTGGCCGAGCGTTGGAGCATCAGCGACGACGGTTTGGAATATCGTTTCGTATTGCGTCAGGGCGTGCAATTTCATCATTCAGCCAAGTTCACCCCCAGTCGCCCAATGAATGCCGACGATGTGCTGTTTTCGTTCCAGCGCATTCTCGATGATGAGCATCCCTTCCACTGGGTTTCCCGCAGCGGCTATCCGTTTTTCCAAAGCATCGATTTCGCCAATCAGGTTGCCTCGGTTACCAAGGCCGGCGATAACGAAGTGGTGTTTAAACTCAATCACACCGATGCATCGTTTTTATCGAATCTTGCCACGGACTTTGCCGTTATCCTGTCGGCCGAATACGCAGCCCAGCAACTGAGGGCAGGTACCCCGGAACAGCTCGACATCCAGGCCATAGGCACTGGACCGTTCCACTTGGTGGAATACGTAAAGAACGAATATATTCGCTACCGTCGCCACGAAGACTATTGGGGCAAGGCCCCTGAAATAGACATGCTGGTGTACGACATCACCTCCAAGAGCACTGTGCGCTTGTCAAAGCTCATTACCGGCGACTGCAGCGTGTCGGCCCTGCCCAAGGCAGGTGAACTTGATTTAATAGAGGCCCATCCTGAGCTTACGTTGGAGTCAAAACCTGGCCTCAATGTGGCCTTTTGGGCATTCAATACCCAAAAAGCGCCATTCAATGATGTGCGGGTACGAAAAGCCCTGTCACTGGCCATCGATAAGCGCAATATTCTTGCAGCCGTATATCAGGACACCGCTGTCGAGGCGCAAAGCCTGCTGCCGCCCTCTTCCTGGGCGTATGCCAGGGATTATGAACTCGACATAGACTATTCGCCCTCCAGAGCCATGACCCTGCTGGCGGACGCCGGCGTTCGTAACCTCAACATTGATATCTGGGCCATGCCGGTTGCCAGGGCATACAACCCCAACGCCCTGAAAACGGCAGAACTCATTCAGGCGGATTTGGCCAATATCGGGGTAAAGGCCAATATCGTCAGTTATGACTGGTCGGTGTTTACCCAGAAATTGAATCAGAGCGATTATGACTCTGTGCTTATTGGCTGGAACGCCGACAACAGCGACCCTGACAACTTTTTCAGCCCGCTTTTGAGCTGCGCCTCCATGGCATCGGGAAGTAACCGCTCACGTTGGTGCAACCCCGCATTTGACCAGCTGCTGTCCAGAGCCCGCTCGACCACCGACAGATTGGAGCGCACCGCCCTCTATCAGGAGGCTCAGGCCACAGTTGCCAAAGAATTGCCACTGTTTGCCTTTGCACACGCCAAGCGCTCGCTGGTACACCGCACCAATATCCAGCATATGCCGGTAACACCTTTTGGCGGCATTGCCTTTGCCGACATCCAGCCCGCAACGGGGGAGGAGAACTGA
- the pspA gene encoding phage shock protein PspA, whose translation MGIFSRFADIINSNISALLDKAEDPEKMVRLIIQEMEDTLVEVRSTSAKVLAEKKDILRRIARVDAQVQDWEEKAELAISKEREDLARAALVEKQKASTLADTLQRELEVVEDHILRLKEEVTQLQEKLADAKARQKTIIMRKQTASSRLEVKKQLDSSKIDNAMLKFEQYEQRVESLEAQVESYDLANKSSLNDEFAALQAEDSVNAELEALKAKMKGKTKEKAGK comes from the coding sequence ATGGGTATTTTCTCTCGTTTCGCGGACATCATTAACTCCAACATCAGTGCCCTGCTGGACAAGGCCGAAGATCCGGAAAAAATGGTTCGCCTTATCATTCAGGAAATGGAAGACACTCTGGTGGAAGTGCGTTCTACCTCAGCCAAGGTTCTGGCCGAGAAGAAAGACATCCTTCGCCGCATCGCCCGGGTTGACGCCCAGGTGCAGGATTGGGAAGAGAAAGCCGAGCTGGCCATCTCCAAAGAGCGTGAAGATCTGGCCCGTGCCGCCCTGGTAGAAAAGCAAAAAGCCTCTACCCTGGCCGACACCCTGCAGCGTGAGCTGGAAGTGGTTGAAGACCATATCCTGCGTCTGAAAGAAGAAGTGACTCAGCTTCAGGAAAAACTGGCCGACGCCAAGGCACGCCAGAAGACCATCATCATGCGCAAGCAGACTGCTTCCAGCCGCCTTGAGGTAAAAAAGCAGCTGGATTCAAGCAAAATCGACAATGCCATGTTGAAGTTCGAGCAGTATGAACAACGTGTCGAAAGCCTGGAAGCTCAGGTGGAGTCTTACGATCTGGCCAACAAATCCAGTCTGAACGACGAATTTGCCGCCCTGCAGGCCGAAGATTCAGTGAATGCCGAGCTGGAAGCCCTAAAGGCTAAAATGAAGGGCAAGACCAAAGAAAAAGCTGGCAAGTAA
- a CDS encoding ABC transporter permease subunit produces the protein MPQIKIYQEDDIPSPMRRLWQAFASNPFALAGLWVIIGLLFFTLLGPWLAPFSPEAQNPKALLLPPSWDPAGTVEHFLGTDDLGRDIFSRILHGVQLTFGMSLAVVITALLLGFVIGAISGMMKGLKSSILGHLLDALLSIPSLLMAILVVAVLGPGLGNVFWAVGIALTPQFVRAIHQAIHEELQKEYVTAARLDGANSAQIFWYVIMPNVWEVVIIQTTLAISTAILDIAALGFLNLGAQAPSPEWGAMVFQGLDNLLTAPWTMTIPGLAILFTVLAVNLVGDGLRSALAPIKN, from the coding sequence ATGCCTCAAATTAAGATTTATCAGGAAGACGACATTCCGTCTCCCATGAGGCGGCTCTGGCAGGCATTTGCATCCAACCCCTTCGCCCTGGCGGGGCTTTGGGTCATCATAGGACTGCTGTTTTTCACCCTGTTGGGGCCCTGGCTTGCGCCCTTTAGTCCGGAAGCGCAAAACCCCAAAGCCTTGCTCTTGCCACCCTCCTGGGATCCCGCCGGTACGGTGGAACACTTTTTAGGCACCGATGACCTGGGCCGGGATATATTCAGCCGCATCCTGCATGGTGTACAGCTGACATTCGGCATGTCGCTGGCCGTGGTGATTACGGCGCTGCTGCTTGGCTTTGTCATAGGCGCCATCTCGGGCATGATGAAAGGGCTGAAATCCAGTATTCTCGGTCACCTCCTGGACGCGCTCCTGTCTATTCCATCACTCTTGATGGCCATTCTGGTCGTCGCGGTGCTGGGGCCTGGGCTTGGCAATGTATTTTGGGCCGTGGGTATTGCCCTCACCCCGCAGTTTGTGCGCGCCATTCATCAGGCCATCCACGAAGAACTGCAAAAAGAATATGTCACGGCCGCCCGCCTCGATGGCGCCAACAGTGCCCAGATTTTCTGGTATGTGATCATGCCCAACGTCTGGGAAGTGGTGATCATTCAAACCACGCTCGCCATTTCCACCGCGATTCTGGATATTGCCGCACTGGGCTTTCTGAATCTGGGGGCTCAGGCGCCCAGCCCCGAGTGGGGTGCCATGGTGTTTCAGGGGCTCGATAACCTGCTGACCGCCCCCTGGACCATGACCATTCCCGGGCTCGCGATACTCTTTACCGTGCTTGCCGTTAACCTGGTGGGCGATGGATTACGCTCGGCCCTCGCGCCGATAAAGAACTGA
- the ung gene encoding uracil-DNA glycosylase: MDWQLLLGDEKRSPYFQDTLKYVNERIRAGVTVYPPKADIFNAFRFTPLEQVKVVILGQDPYHGPNQAHGLCFSVKSPCPPPPSLQNIFIELTNSIPGFIAPSHGDLTHWANQGVLLLNTVLTVERGQAHCHAHLGWERFTDAVIRGISTHCHGVIFLLWGSHASKKAGLIDGSRHQVLRAPHPSPLSAHKGFFGCNHFAKVNDMLRHQGKSPIDWRL; the protein is encoded by the coding sequence GTGGACTGGCAACTACTTCTTGGTGATGAGAAACGCTCTCCCTACTTTCAAGACACCCTTAAGTACGTCAATGAGCGCATACGCGCCGGAGTGACCGTCTATCCCCCGAAGGCCGATATCTTCAATGCCTTTCGATTTACTCCCCTTGAGCAGGTAAAGGTGGTGATATTAGGGCAAGACCCTTACCACGGGCCCAATCAGGCGCACGGTCTGTGCTTTTCAGTAAAATCCCCCTGCCCACCCCCTCCCTCTTTACAGAACATCTTTATCGAGCTTACAAATTCGATCCCGGGCTTTATTGCGCCTTCCCATGGCGACTTGACTCATTGGGCGAATCAAGGCGTGTTGTTACTCAATACCGTATTGACAGTGGAGCGCGGACAGGCACATTGCCACGCCCATCTGGGATGGGAGCGGTTTACCGATGCGGTGATACGCGGTATCAGTACCCATTGTCATGGGGTTATATTTTTACTCTGGGGTAGCCATGCCAGCAAAAAAGCGGGATTGATTGACGGCAGCAGGCACCAGGTACTGCGAGCGCCGCACCCGTCACCATTGTCTGCACATAAAGGCTTTTTTGGCTGCAATCACTTTGCCAAGGTCAATGACATGCTGAGACATCAGGGTAAATCGCCCATAGACTGGCGACTGTGA
- the pspF gene encoding phage shock protein operon transcriptional activator: MPNAFKQDNLIGQSNALLEVLEHVSRIAPLSKPVLIIGERGTGKELIAERLHYLSQRWDQSFLKLNCSSLSENLLESELFGHESGAFTGAKGRHEGRFERADGGTLFLDELANTSGLIQEKLLRVIEYGEYERVGGSKTLQADVRLICAANEDLPSLAEAGEFRADLLDRLAFDVITLPPLRSRKEDIMPLAEYFGVGMARQLKLEYFPGFAPHAIEQLMNHQWPGNIRELKNVIERSVYRSGADGEPIEHIVLDPFDSPWRPKGRIKTRERQVQPALASEPKSEPPLVTTAAVSEGAPTPSFPLDLKEHLEAVEKDLIQQALAASQFNQKKSADMLGLSYHQLRGILKKYNLLDKA; the protein is encoded by the coding sequence GTGCCCAACGCATTTAAACAGGATAACCTCATCGGACAGTCCAATGCACTACTGGAAGTGCTTGAACATGTCTCACGAATCGCTCCCCTCTCCAAGCCTGTGCTGATTATTGGAGAACGAGGTACCGGCAAGGAACTGATCGCCGAGCGTCTGCACTATCTGTCCCAGCGCTGGGATCAGAGTTTTCTTAAGCTAAATTGTTCATCTTTGAGTGAAAATCTACTCGAAAGTGAACTCTTTGGCCATGAGTCCGGCGCCTTTACCGGCGCCAAGGGGCGTCACGAAGGCCGCTTTGAGCGTGCCGATGGCGGCACCCTGTTTTTGGACGAGCTGGCCAACACCTCCGGACTTATTCAGGAAAAGCTGCTCAGGGTCATCGAATATGGGGAGTATGAGCGTGTGGGTGGCAGTAAAACGCTGCAAGCCGATGTGCGCCTTATCTGCGCCGCTAACGAAGACTTACCATCATTGGCCGAAGCCGGAGAGTTTCGCGCCGACCTGCTGGACAGACTCGCCTTTGACGTCATCACCCTGCCGCCGCTGAGAAGCCGTAAAGAAGATATCATGCCGCTGGCCGAGTATTTCGGTGTTGGCATGGCGCGGCAGCTGAAACTCGAATATTTTCCGGGATTTGCCCCCCACGCCATTGAGCAGCTGATGAATCATCAGTGGCCAGGTAACATCCGCGAGCTCAAAAACGTCATTGAACGCTCTGTGTATCGCAGCGGTGCCGATGGCGAGCCCATCGAACACATAGTGCTGGACCCCTTCGATTCCCCATGGCGGCCAAAAGGCCGGATTAAGACCCGGGAGCGCCAGGTTCAGCCCGCGCTGGCGTCGGAGCCCAAATCAGAGCCCCCATTGGTAACAACTGCTGCCGTCAGTGAAGGCGCGCCAACGCCAAGTTTTCCGCTGGATTTGAAAGAGCATCTGGAAGCCGTAGAAAAAGACCTCATCCAACAGGCGCTGGCAGCAAGTCAGTTCAATCAAAAGAAATCGGCGGATATGTTGGGGCTCAGCTATCACCAGCTGCGCGGGATCCTGAAGAAATACAATTTACTGGATAAGGCATAA
- a CDS encoding ABC transporter permease, producing MGIYLIRRLNLFIATSILMVSILFLATSQFPTDRVYALTGIDNPSGEQALQIIEDYQLDKSEFRQYIAYVQQRLTGNLGISTTSQQSVAKELATVLPTSFELACFSGLLALLLGIPLGVLASLNQHKLTQHAIMAITLTGYSVPVFWLGLSLSLWFGVRLGWLPISGQINLLYEIKPVTGFMLIDTLLSDSSYRISAFKDALAHIVLPAVTLAVLPFTVVVRITRAAMVNVMNQTYIRAAEARGLHTGMIILKHALPNALIPVLKHLGLMLGAFASYAIVVEVIFSWPGVGSWLVSGIYQRDYTVIQGGILAVALLIIFLSILIEVIHTASNPLSRKELYASN from the coding sequence ATGGGTATTTACCTTATCCGCAGACTGAACCTCTTTATCGCTACCTCCATATTGATGGTGAGCATTCTGTTTCTGGCAACCAGCCAGTTCCCAACGGACAGGGTGTATGCCCTGACAGGCATCGACAATCCTTCCGGCGAGCAGGCCCTTCAGATTATCGAAGATTATCAGCTGGATAAGTCAGAGTTCCGCCAGTATATCGCCTATGTTCAGCAGCGACTGACCGGTAATCTGGGTATTTCCACCACCTCTCAGCAGAGTGTGGCCAAAGAGCTGGCCACTGTGCTGCCGACATCCTTTGAGCTGGCGTGTTTTTCTGGCTTATTGGCGCTACTTCTTGGGATCCCACTCGGGGTTTTGGCTTCCCTCAACCAACATAAGCTGACCCAGCATGCCATTATGGCCATTACCCTCACCGGCTATTCAGTGCCGGTGTTTTGGCTTGGCTTATCGTTGTCGTTGTGGTTTGGCGTGCGTTTGGGTTGGTTACCAATCTCGGGCCAGATTAACCTGCTTTACGAAATCAAACCTGTCACCGGCTTTATGCTGATTGACACCCTGCTGTCAGATTCAAGTTACCGTATTTCGGCGTTCAAGGATGCGCTGGCTCACATCGTTTTGCCGGCAGTCACCTTAGCGGTGCTGCCCTTTACCGTGGTGGTGCGTATTACCCGCGCCGCCATGGTCAACGTGATGAACCAGACTTATATCCGTGCCGCCGAGGCGCGTGGACTGCACACGGGCATGATCATCCTGAAACATGCGCTGCCCAACGCCCTCATCCCTGTGCTGAAGCACCTGGGCCTGATGCTCGGTGCGTTCGCCAGCTATGCCATTGTGGTGGAAGTGATTTTCTCCTGGCCCGGTGTGGGCTCCTGGCTGGTGTCAGGTATCTATCAGCGTGATTACACTGTCATTCAGGGCGGGATTCTGGCGGTTGCCCTGCTCATTATCTTCCTGAGCATCCTGATTGAAGTGATACACACAGCCTCCAACCCGCTGAGCAGGAAAGAACTTTATGCCTCAAATTAA
- the pspC gene encoding envelope stress response membrane protein PspC, with the protein MSTRDGRTLYRIPQQGKIAGVCAGVAEYFGFETWLVRVVAVSIFLLGGSGIIFILYVALWMILDVKPASTKIHDDISEIEVKRKVWQAGEPAKQALADVNSRFRSLESRLRSLERYVTSDNYDLKRQINNL; encoded by the coding sequence ATGAGCACGCGTGATGGCAGGACCCTCTATCGCATTCCCCAGCAAGGCAAAATCGCCGGGGTCTGCGCCGGAGTCGCCGAGTACTTCGGCTTCGAAACCTGGTTGGTACGAGTGGTGGCCGTGTCCATCTTCCTCCTTGGCGGTTCAGGCATCATCTTCATTCTGTATGTGGCCCTGTGGATGATTTTGGATGTGAAGCCGGCATCGACAAAAATCCACGATGACATCAGCGAGATTGAGGTAAAACGCAAGGTCTGGCAGGCCGGAGAACCCGCCAAACAGGCACTGGCCGATGTGAACAGTCGCTTTCGCTCCCTGGAGTCCAGGCTCCGTTCACTCGAGCGCTATGTGACATCAGACAACTACGACTTAAAGCGGCAAATCAATAACCTTTAA
- the pspB gene encoding envelope stress response membrane protein PspB, producing MDMDVLMAPIIIFMVIVAPIWLVLHYRSKRQVSQGLTDEEFKQLNELIALADKMDQRIETLEAILDAESPEWRNKHEHA from the coding sequence ATGGATATGGATGTATTGATGGCGCCCATTATTATTTTCATGGTGATAGTGGCACCCATATGGCTGGTTCTGCATTACCGCAGCAAGCGGCAGGTGAGCCAGGGACTCACCGACGAAGAGTTCAAACAGCTTAACGAACTCATCGCCCTGGCTGACAAGATGGATCAGCGTATCGAGACTCTGGAAGCGATTTTGGATGCAGAGTCTCCTGAGTGGAGGAACAAGCATGAGCACGCGTGA
- the fabV gene encoding enoyl-ACP reductase FabV, translating to MIIKPKIRGFICTTTHPVGCEANVLEQINLTKARGPVINGPKRVLVVGSSSGYGLSSRIAAAFGSGAATIGVFFEKPGTESKPGTAGWYNSAAFDKFAKAEGLYSKSINGDAFSHEAKAKAIELIKADLGQIDMVVYSLASPVRKLPDSGELVRSSLKPIGQPYSSTAVDTNKDTIIEASVEPATEQEIADTVTVMGGQDWELWLNALDEAGVLADGCKTVAYSYIGTELTWPIYWHGALGKAKMDLDRAAHALNDKLAAKGGSANVAVLKSVVTQASSAIPVMPLYIAMVFKKMRAEGLHEGCMEQILRMFSERLYKADGSAPEVDEDNRLRLDDWELRDDIQQHCRDLWPQITTENLPELTDYFEYKAEFIKLFGFGIEGIDYEADVNPEVNFDVIEL from the coding sequence ATGATTATCAAACCAAAAATTCGTGGATTTATTTGTACCACCACTCATCCGGTAGGCTGTGAAGCCAATGTGCTGGAACAGATTAATCTGACCAAGGCCCGTGGCCCCGTCATCAATGGTCCCAAGCGCGTGCTGGTTGTTGGCTCCTCCAGTGGCTACGGTCTGTCTTCCCGCATCGCGGCAGCCTTTGGCAGCGGTGCAGCCACCATAGGCGTGTTCTTTGAAAAGCCAGGTACCGAGTCCAAACCAGGTACTGCAGGCTGGTACAACTCCGCTGCCTTTGACAAGTTTGCCAAAGCTGAAGGCCTGTACAGCAAGAGCATCAATGGCGATGCCTTCAGCCATGAAGCCAAAGCCAAGGCGATTGAGTTGATTAAAGCCGACCTGGGGCAAATCGACATGGTGGTTTACTCGCTGGCATCGCCCGTGCGTAAACTGCCTGACAGCGGCGAGCTGGTGCGCTCATCACTGAAGCCTATCGGTCAGCCATACAGCTCAACCGCAGTGGACACCAACAAAGACACCATCATCGAAGCCAGTGTTGAGCCCGCCACCGAGCAGGAAATTGCCGACACTGTCACCGTAATGGGTGGTCAGGATTGGGAACTGTGGCTCAACGCCCTGGATGAAGCCGGTGTTCTGGCCGATGGCTGCAAGACCGTGGCTTACTCCTACATTGGTACTGAGCTGACCTGGCCTATCTACTGGCACGGCGCGCTGGGCAAGGCCAAGATGGACCTCGACCGCGCCGCTCACGCCCTGAATGACAAGCTGGCAGCCAAAGGCGGCAGCGCCAACGTGGCCGTACTCAAGAGCGTGGTGACTCAGGCTTCTTCTGCCATTCCTGTGATGCCACTGTACATCGCCATGGTATTCAAGAAGATGCGCGCCGAAGGCCTACATGAAGGCTGTATGGAACAAATCCTGCGTATGTTCTCTGAGCGTCTGTACAAAGCCGATGGCAGCGCACCTGAAGTAGACGAAGACAACCGTCTGCGTTTGGATGACTGGGAACTGCGTGATGACATTCAGCAGCATTGCCGCGATCTTTGGCCTCAGATCACCACCGAAAACCTGCCTGAGCTGACCGACTACTTCGAGTACAAGGCCGAGTTCATCAAGCTGTTTGGTTTTGGTATCGAAGGCATCGACTACGAAGCGGACGTCAATCCTGAAGTTAACTTCGATGTGATTGAGCTGTAA